From one Desmodus rotundus isolate HL8 chromosome X, HLdesRot8A.1, whole genome shotgun sequence genomic stretch:
- the PGK1 gene encoding phosphoglycerate kinase 1, protein MSLSNKLTLDKLDVKGKRVVMRVDFNVPMKNNQITNNQRIKAAVPSIKFCLDNGAKSVVLMSHLGRPDGVPMPDKYSLGPVAVELKSLLGKDVLFLKDCVGPEVEKACADPAAGSVILLENLRFHVEEEGKGKDASGNKVKAEPAKIEAFRASLSKLGDVYVNDAFGTAHRAHSSMVGVNLPQKAGGFLMKKELNYFAKALESPERPFLAILGGAKVADKIQLINNMLDKVNEMIIGGGMAFTFLKVLNNMEIGTSLFDEEGAKIVKDLMSKAEKNGVKITLPVDFVTADKFDENAKTGQATVASGITAGWMGLDCGPESSKKYAEAVARAKQIVWNGPVGVFEWEAFARGTKALMDEVVKATARGCITIIGGGDTATCCAKWNTEDKVSHVSTGGGASLELLEGKVLPGVDALSNV, encoded by the exons agtgGACTTCAATGTTCCTATGAAGAACAACCAGATAACGAACAACCAGAG GATCAAGGCCGCCGTCCCAAGCATCAAATTCTGCTTGGACAATGGCGCCAAGTCCGTTGTTCTCATGAGCCACCTGGGTCGGCCTGATGGTGTCCCCATGCCTGACAAGTACTCCCTGGGGCCAGTTGCTGTAGAGCTCAAATCTCTGCTGGGCAA GGATGTCCTGTTCTTGAAGGACTGCGTGGGCCCGGAAGTGGAGAAAGCTTGTGCTGACCCAGCTGCCGGGTCTGTCATCCTGCTGGAGAACCTTCGCTTTCacgtggaggaggaagggaagggaaaagacgCTTCTGGGAACAAG GTTAAAGCCGAGCCAGCTAAAATAGAAGCTTTCCGAGCCTCACTTTCCAAGCTAGGGGATGTCTATGTCAACGATGCGTTTGGCACTGCTCACCGAGCCCACAG CTCCATGGTGGGAGTCAATCTGCCCCAGAAAGCTGGAGGGTTTTTGATGAAGAAGGAGCTGAACTACTTTGCCAAGGCCCTGGAAAGCCCGGAGCGACCCTTCCTGGCCATCCTGGGCGG AGCTAAAGTTGCAGACAAGATCCAGCTGATCAATAACATGTTGGACAAAGTCAACGAGATGATCATTGGTGGTGGAATGGCTTTTACCTTCCTTAAGGTGCTCAACAACATGGAG ATTGGCACTTCTCTGTTTGATGAAGAGGGAGCCAAGATCGTCAAAGATCTGATGTCCAAAGCTGAGAAGAACGGTGTGAAGATTACCTTGCCGGTTGACTTCGTCACTGCTGACAAGTTTGATGAGAATGCGAAGACTGGCCAAGCCACTGTGGCCTCTGGCATAACTGCTGGCTGGATG GGCTTGGACTGTGGGCCTGAGAGCAGCAAGAAGTACGCCGAGGCTGTCGCTAGGGCCAAGCAGATTGTGTGGAACGGACCTGTGGGCGTATTTGAATGGGAAGCTTTTGCCCGAGGGACCAAAGCCCTCATGGACGAGGTGGTGAAAGCCACTGCCAGGGGCTGCATCACCATCATAG GTGGTGGAGACACTGCCACTTGCTGCGCCAAATGGAACACGGAGGACAAAGTCAGCCATGTCAGCACCGGGGGTGGTGCCAGTTTGGAGCTCCTGGAAG GTAAAGTCCTTCCTGGGGTGGATGCTCTCAGCAATGTCTAG